A region of the Leeuwenhoekiella sp. MAR_2009_132 genome:
TTTGATAAGAATAAGAAAAGAAACTAAAGAAAGAAACTCCACACCAAACCATAACGCAACGTGAAATCACGATACGGATAGCGTGGCGCACTATAATAATTATTCTCCGATACAAGCGAATTGATATGCTTCAGCTATGAAAAAATAGTGTTGAGAAGATTTTCGAATTCAGATAACGCCAAAGTAATGACTGAGTTTGATTTTTTTGAGTTTGGAAGTAAGTAAATTCGAGAGATGTCTTACGCGCGATCCTATTTTACATTAAGACGCTTAGAACGTAAATATTCAAAAGAATTAATTAAGGAAACTTACAATCATCTTAATTAAAACTTACATAAATTTAATAAGATAGACGTTTCTAATTATTTTGGCGTTTCCCTTCGGGTCGG
Encoded here:
- a CDS encoding putative porin; its protein translation is MKHINSLVSENNYYSAPRYPYRDFTLRYGLVWSFFL